From the Paenibacillus sp. FSL H8-0548 genome, one window contains:
- the hfq gene encoding RNA chaperone Hfq, translated as MNKSINIQDTFLNQLRKDNIPVTVFLMNGFQIRGVIKAFDNFTIIIDSEGRQQMVYKHAISTFTPQRNVSLMQQDHSGSDT; from the coding sequence ATGAACAAATCGATCAATATTCAAGATACGTTTCTCAATCAGCTGCGTAAAGACAACATACCGGTTACGGTTTTTTTAATGAATGGGTTCCAAATTCGGGGCGTTATTAAAGCATTTGATAATTTCACAATTATTATTGACAGCGAAGGTCGTCAACAAATGGTTTATAAACACGCGATTTCAACGTTTACCCCGCAACGAAATGTTTCTCTAATGCAGCAGGATCATAGCGGCTCTGATACATAG
- a CDS encoding MerR family transcriptional regulator, whose translation MADEIRRNMALFPIGIVMKLTDLTARQIRYYEQHELIVPARTAGNQRLFSFNDVERLLEIKSLIEKGVNIAGIKQVMNPVSKESDDATIVSEQSEVKRRELSDQQLHRLLKQQLLEKRPGQASLIQGQLTRFLNKR comes from the coding sequence ATGGCTGATGAGATTCGCAGAAATATGGCCTTATTTCCTATCGGCATCGTAATGAAGCTGACGGACTTAACTGCCCGCCAAATCCGCTATTACGAGCAGCATGAGCTAATCGTGCCCGCCAGAACAGCAGGAAACCAAAGGTTATTTTCGTTTAATGACGTTGAACGACTTTTGGAAATTAAATCATTAATAGAAAAGGGCGTCAACATTGCAGGTATAAAGCAAGTAATGAATCCGGTGTCGAAAGAATCGGATGACGCGACGATCGTAAGTGAGCAATCAGAAGTGAAACGTCGTGAGCTCTCTGATCAGCAGCTGCATCGTTTGCTTAAACAGCAATTGCTAGAGAAAAGACCGGGACAAGCCTCGCTAATTCAAGGTCAATTGACTCGATTCTTAAATAAGCGCTAG
- a CDS encoding copper amine oxidase N-terminal domain-containing protein has translation MRRYLLLICIMLVCVAWIPQTTEANNMTFQSISVPNDKVTNGRVLVPIRAVSEYMNGIVNWNKTDNTIKISKNEREVKLQINSKSAQINGEFYTLDVPAKVERGVTYVPIRFVGEALGLSVEWLPRERLAILVDYELQKRIDVIVEPPLSLEDAVAIMNKVSIAYDLSGIKQKQQHLRPYFTERMIQEILSSGGLKQFPDNLKLPFISFASDKNPSYLYGNDQMMFISRSVMVEQAGVYASENGTLVKTSKGWRVEVVRWEFDYPH, from the coding sequence TTGAGAAGATATTTATTATTAATTTGTATCATGCTCGTTTGTGTGGCTTGGATTCCTCAAACTACAGAAGCAAATAACATGACTTTTCAGTCGATTAGCGTACCGAATGACAAAGTGACAAATGGGCGTGTATTGGTACCCATACGTGCCGTATCGGAATATATGAACGGAATCGTTAATTGGAATAAGACAGATAATACGATTAAGATTAGTAAGAATGAGAGGGAAGTTAAATTACAAATAAACTCGAAATCAGCTCAAATAAATGGAGAATTCTATACGCTTGATGTGCCCGCTAAGGTTGAGCGTGGAGTAACTTATGTGCCCATTCGATTCGTAGGCGAGGCTCTAGGATTATCAGTTGAATGGCTTCCGCGTGAAAGGCTAGCTATACTAGTTGACTATGAGTTGCAAAAGAGAATTGATGTTATTGTGGAACCGCCTCTCTCACTTGAGGATGCAGTGGCTATTATGAACAAGGTATCGATAGCATATGATCTGTCAGGGATCAAACAAAAGCAACAGCATTTGAGACCCTACTTCACTGAACGTATGATCCAAGAGATTTTAAGCAGCGGAGGCTTAAAACAATTTCCTGACAATCTCAAACTTCCGTTTATATCTTTTGCGAGCGATAAAAATCCATCCTATCTATATGGAAACGATCAAATGATGTTTATTTCAAGAAGTGTCATGGTTGAACAAGCAGGAGTCTACGCTTCTGAGAACGGAACTTTGGTGAAAACATCAAAGGGTTGGAGAGTTGAAGTTGTACGCTGGGAATTCGATTACCCGCACTAA
- a CDS encoding peptidylprolyl isomerase — MADRKKVRFLCLIAIVTAVALLAGCGKSDSRAVSRNSTETLAKTVSWDKMPEMQIDLDKSYVAKFQTTKGDFTVKLFADESPVTVNNFVFLAREGFYEGLTFHRIIESFMVQTGDPNGNGTGNAGYFIPDELGTDIKYEKGIIAMANNSRPNSGSSQFFICTGPDADNLNREPNYSIFGKVVSGMNVVEEISKTPLKNDIPTETIIINSIEIVEQ, encoded by the coding sequence ATGGCGGATAGAAAGAAAGTGCGTTTCCTATGCTTGATCGCGATCGTTACAGCAGTTGCACTTCTGGCTGGCTGCGGCAAGAGTGATTCAAGGGCAGTATCAAGGAATAGCACAGAGACTTTAGCTAAGACGGTAAGTTGGGACAAGATGCCTGAAATGCAAATAGATCTCGACAAATCGTATGTGGCGAAGTTTCAGACAACTAAAGGCGATTTTACTGTCAAGCTTTTTGCGGATGAATCACCGGTAACGGTAAACAATTTTGTGTTTTTGGCTCGTGAAGGCTTTTACGAGGGTTTGACCTTCCACCGTATTATTGAATCCTTTATGGTCCAGACGGGGGATCCAAACGGCAATGGAACAGGCAACGCTGGCTATTTCATACCAGATGAGCTGGGTACGGATATTAAGTATGAAAAAGGCATCATCGCGATGGCAAATAACAGTAGGCCAAATTCGGGCAGCAGCCAATTTTTCATTTGTACAGGCCCCGATGCTGATAATTTGAATCGCGAGCCTAATTACTCGATTTTTGGAAAAGTGGTAAGCGGCATGAATGTCGTAGAGGAAATTTCTAAAACCCCTTTGAAAAACGATATTCCGACTGAAACGATTATTATTAATTCCATTGAGATTGTCGAGCAGTAA
- a CDS encoding YdcF family protein has protein sequence MKTVTGRRSSSRKRTKKNRPWLLLFRVVAWMICAGVFWCGYLLWLINGYPIDKPLNKADAGIVLGAALWNDVPSPALKERLDFAFQLYKAGTVDKLILSGGLDGNGSTLTEAEGMRNYLMAKGISADKLLLENKATSTYENLGYSKKIAEENNLNTLIVITHDYHAARSKEIAKTLDFKQFQVAATKSKVLNPVYNESREVLAFTKWKVDWLLLTIGIRPSDSSL, from the coding sequence ATGAAAACAGTAACAGGCCGGAGGAGCAGCTCACGCAAACGAACGAAAAAAAATCGTCCGTGGCTGCTCTTGTTTCGTGTTGTTGCATGGATGATCTGTGCAGGCGTATTTTGGTGCGGTTATTTGCTGTGGCTCATTAATGGCTACCCGATCGACAAGCCATTGAATAAGGCAGATGCAGGAATTGTGCTGGGTGCTGCGTTATGGAATGATGTGCCCAGTCCTGCTCTAAAGGAACGATTGGATTTTGCTTTTCAGTTATATAAAGCGGGTACGGTGGACAAGCTTATTTTGTCCGGCGGTCTGGACGGCAACGGATCGACCTTGACCGAGGCCGAAGGCATGCGTAACTATTTGATGGCAAAAGGTATTTCAGCTGACAAGCTGTTGCTAGAAAATAAAGCGACTAGCACCTACGAGAATTTAGGCTACAGCAAAAAGATTGCCGAAGAGAATAACCTGAATACACTCATTGTCATCACGCATGATTATCATGCGGCAAGATCCAAGGAAATTGCCAAAACGCTTGATTTCAAGCAGTTTCAAGTCGCTGCTACGAAATCTAAAGTGTTAAATCCTGTGTATAATGAGTCGCGTGAAGTACTTGCTTTTACTAAATGGAAGGTTGACTGGCTGCTTCTTACTATCGGAATCCGCCCTTCTGATTCGTCGCTGTAA
- the glnA gene encoding type I glutamate--ammonia ligase: protein MSYTKDDIRRITQEQNVRFIRLQFTDLLGTIKNVEIPVSQLEKALDNKMMFDGSSIEGYVRIEESDMYLYPDLDTWVVFPWVTQDRVARLICDIYMPDGTPFAGDPRGILKRALREAEALGYTAMNVGPEPEFFLFKTDERGEPTTELNDQGGYFDLAPMDMGENCRREIVLTLEEMGFEIEASHHEVAPGQHEIDFKYADAIKAADQIQTFKLVVKTVAREHGLHASFMPKPLFGVNGSGMHCHQSLFQDSTNMFYDEKDKLGLSAAARHYMAGILHHARAMAAITNPTINSYKRLVPGYEAPCYVAWSASNRSPMIRIPASRGLSTRVEVRNPDPAANPYLALAVMLRAGLDGIQNKLPLPSPTDRNIYIMTEEERQDAGIPSLPLDLKEALDEMLRSDIVCDALGDHALAHFYELKEIEWDMYRTQVHQWERDQYLTLY from the coding sequence GTGAGTTACACTAAAGATGATATTAGACGTATTACACAGGAACAAAATGTTCGGTTTATTCGTTTGCAATTTACGGATTTGCTAGGAACAATTAAAAATGTAGAGATTCCCGTTAGTCAACTAGAGAAAGCGCTCGATAATAAAATGATGTTCGACGGTTCATCTATTGAAGGTTATGTGCGTATTGAAGAATCTGATATGTATTTGTATCCTGATTTAGATACTTGGGTTGTATTTCCATGGGTAACCCAAGACCGTGTTGCTCGTTTGATCTGCGATATCTATATGCCTGATGGAACGCCATTTGCTGGAGATCCGCGCGGCATTCTGAAGCGTGCTCTTCGAGAAGCAGAAGCGCTTGGTTATACAGCAATGAATGTTGGACCTGAGCCTGAGTTTTTCTTGTTCAAAACGGATGAGCGTGGCGAGCCTACGACTGAATTGAATGACCAAGGCGGTTATTTCGATCTAGCACCTATGGATATGGGTGAGAACTGTCGTCGCGAGATCGTATTGACGCTTGAAGAGATGGGCTTTGAAATTGAAGCCTCTCACCATGAGGTAGCTCCTGGACAGCATGAAATTGATTTCAAATATGCAGATGCGATTAAGGCTGCGGATCAAATTCAAACCTTTAAGCTTGTGGTCAAAACCGTTGCTCGTGAGCATGGTCTGCATGCATCCTTTATGCCTAAGCCATTGTTCGGTGTGAATGGCTCAGGTATGCACTGTCATCAATCGTTGTTCCAAGACAGTACAAACATGTTCTATGACGAGAAGGATAAATTAGGCTTGAGTGCGGCTGCACGTCATTATATGGCTGGTATTTTGCACCATGCACGTGCAATGGCTGCAATTACGAATCCGACGATTAACTCGTATAAGCGTCTTGTGCCTGGTTATGAAGCTCCATGTTATGTTGCATGGTCTGCAAGCAACCGTTCGCCAATGATTCGTATACCAGCTTCACGTGGACTTAGTACTCGTGTTGAGGTTCGGAACCCGGATCCAGCAGCAAACCCTTATTTGGCACTAGCAGTTATGCTAAGAGCAGGTCTTGACGGCATTCAGAACAAGCTTCCATTGCCGTCCCCTACAGACCGGAACATTTATATCATGACAGAGGAAGAACGTCAGGATGCAGGTATTCCAAGCTTGCCGCTTGATTTGAAGGAAGCACTTGATGAAATGCTTAGAAGTGACATCGTTTGCGATGCACTAGGCGATCATGCGCTTGCACATTTCTACGAGCTGAAAGAAATCGAGTGGGATATGTACCGTACCCAAGTTCACCAATGGGAACGCGATCAGTATTTGACTCTTTACTAA
- a CDS encoding AAA family ATPase has product MSGHVISGPGNGSARPSRQINVVLRSQETFQTGASAHVLEAESLPSVKPLPSVDHYADIQKELEPMIGMDNVKSLVYEIYALLYISRMRSEAGLFGGSHVYHMIFKGNPGTGKTTIARIVAKLFQKMGVLTKGHLIEVERADLVGEYIGHTAQKTRDLVRKAIGGVLFIDEAYSLARGGEKDFGKEAIDTLVKAMEDQKNHFVLILAGYPAEIDDFLLTNPGLPSRFPIQIEFPDYSVDQLIQISELMAKDRDYILQPQTLFKLRQHLMQEKLTTMFSFSNARYVRNVIEKAIRFQAVRLLSQYASSIPAKQELMLIRPEDLKWETKSQ; this is encoded by the coding sequence ATGAGTGGGCATGTGATATCGGGACCGGGCAATGGCTCTGCTAGGCCTTCCCGCCAAATTAATGTAGTTCTTAGAAGCCAAGAAACATTCCAAACTGGTGCCTCCGCACATGTCTTAGAGGCAGAATCGCTTCCATCGGTAAAGCCGCTTCCAAGCGTAGATCATTACGCAGACATTCAGAAAGAGCTTGAGCCGATGATCGGCATGGACAATGTGAAATCACTTGTTTATGAAATATATGCTTTGCTATATATTAGTCGAATGCGTTCTGAAGCGGGCTTGTTTGGCGGCTCGCATGTTTATCACATGATTTTCAAAGGGAATCCGGGCACAGGCAAAACGACAATTGCCCGAATTGTTGCGAAGCTGTTTCAGAAGATGGGAGTCTTAACTAAAGGGCATCTCATCGAGGTAGAGCGAGCAGATCTTGTAGGCGAGTATATTGGCCATACCGCACAAAAAACGCGTGATCTGGTTCGCAAAGCGATAGGCGGGGTATTATTTATTGATGAAGCTTACAGCCTTGCCCGTGGCGGCGAGAAGGATTTTGGCAAAGAAGCGATTGATACTCTTGTTAAAGCAATGGAAGATCAGAAAAACCACTTTGTGCTCATTCTTGCTGGCTATCCAGCTGAGATTGACGATTTTTTGCTTACAAACCCCGGTTTGCCTTCACGGTTTCCGATACAGATCGAGTTTCCGGATTATTCCGTTGATCAATTAATTCAAATTAGCGAGCTTATGGCTAAGGATCGTGATTATATTTTGCAGCCTCAGACGTTGTTTAAATTACGGCAGCATTTAATGCAGGAGAAGCTAACCACGATGTTTTCGTTCAGCAATGCAAGATACGTTAGAAATGTAATTGAGAAGGCCATACGCTTTCAAGCCGTTCGACTGCTATCGCAGTATGCGAGCTCCATTCCGGCAAAGCAAGAGCTGATGTTGATTAGACCTGAGGATTTGAAATGGGAGACGAAGTCGCAATGA
- a CDS encoding methionine gamma-lyase family protein translates to MGLQHENQKLWEHLEQLAEQTEEVASEAFRRIDRIAERNQWKVIEAFQRHKVSDFHFTGSTGYGYNDRGREIIDLVYADVMGAEAALVRPHFVSGTHTISCALFGVLRPGDELLYVTGKPYDTLHKVIGKPGDGTGSLQDFGIKYSEVPLQEDGGLDWESIEKSLTENTKVIGIQRSRGYSWRASFTVAQIEEIVKRVKALKPNVLVFVDNCYGEFTELLEPTQVGVDLMAGSLIKNPGGGIAETGGYIAGTAAAVEAAAYRLTAPGIGGEVGAMLGTLRPIFQGLFLAPHLVGQAVKGSVLAAALFEELGFETKPKWHEARTDLIQAVRFGQADHLIAFVQGIQQAAAVDSHVVPEPWDMPGYENAVIMAAGTFIQGGSLELSADAPIREPYIAYMQGGLTYAHAKYGVLTALYRLVDSGLIVIKPYIT, encoded by the coding sequence ATGGGTTTGCAGCATGAGAATCAAAAGCTGTGGGAGCATCTAGAACAGCTGGCAGAACAGACTGAGGAAGTCGCATCGGAAGCCTTTCGCAGAATTGATCGTATAGCAGAACGCAATCAGTGGAAGGTTATTGAAGCATTTCAACGTCACAAAGTAAGTGATTTTCATTTCACAGGATCGACAGGGTACGGGTACAATGATCGAGGCCGTGAAATTATTGATCTGGTTTACGCTGACGTTATGGGAGCTGAAGCAGCTCTCGTTCGTCCTCACTTCGTTTCCGGGACACATACGATTAGCTGTGCGTTATTTGGCGTCTTGCGTCCTGGCGACGAGCTGCTCTATGTAACCGGCAAGCCCTATGATACACTACATAAGGTCATTGGCAAGCCAGGTGATGGTACAGGCTCGCTGCAGGACTTTGGAATCAAGTATTCAGAGGTTCCATTGCAGGAGGATGGCGGTCTGGATTGGGAAAGTATCGAGAAATCACTGACAGAAAATACAAAAGTTATCGGTATTCAGAGATCGCGAGGCTATTCTTGGAGAGCGTCTTTCACCGTAGCGCAAATCGAAGAAATCGTGAAGCGTGTTAAGGCTTTAAAGCCGAACGTTCTTGTTTTTGTAGATAATTGCTACGGTGAATTTACGGAGCTGCTGGAGCCTACGCAGGTTGGCGTTGATTTAATGGCGGGGTCGCTGATCAAAAACCCTGGTGGAGGAATAGCCGAAACGGGAGGTTATATTGCTGGTACTGCAGCAGCTGTAGAGGCTGCTGCCTATCGCTTAACTGCACCTGGAATCGGCGGCGAGGTAGGCGCGATGCTTGGAACTCTCCGCCCGATTTTTCAAGGCTTGTTTTTGGCCCCTCATTTGGTGGGACAAGCAGTTAAAGGGAGTGTCCTTGCGGCTGCTTTGTTTGAGGAGCTGGGCTTTGAAACGAAGCCGAAGTGGCATGAGGCTCGTACAGATCTCATTCAAGCTGTACGTTTTGGACAAGCGGATCATCTTATTGCTTTTGTGCAGGGCATTCAGCAAGCAGCTGCGGTTGATTCTCATGTCGTTCCTGAGCCTTGGGATATGCCTGGATATGAAAATGCAGTCATTATGGCAGCAGGGACATTCATTCAAGGAGGAAGCTTGGAGCTATCAGCAGATGCGCCAATTCGCGAGCCTTATATTGCATATATGCAAGGCGGCCTTACTTATGCTCATGCAAAATATGGCGTTTTAACTGCGTTGTATCGCCTTGTGGACAGTGGTTTAATTGTGATTAAACCTTACATAACTTGA
- the hflX gene encoding GTPase HflX, protein MSEKTFDTNPDMIEKAILISLVTNNVKRHGGDPELSLQELVQLTETAGVEVLTTITQNKETADSKWFIGKGKVQEVKALAEELGATTAIFDQELSGAQVRNLEESLDLKIVDRTQLILDIFAGRAKTREGIIQVELAQLSYLLPRLSGQSKNLSRLGGGIGTRGPGETKLETDRRHIRDRIFDLKTTLEEIVRHRKLHRERRKKSGVIQVALVGYTNAGKSTLLKQLTDADVYIENQLFATLDPTSRTLELPNGREVVITDTVGFIQNLPHDLVAAFRATLEEVCEADLVLHVIDSSSPMRDEQIAVVNKILGDLGAADKPYVMVYNKKDLCINNGSLADLPITSGDNLVISAYESEDLELLRQLIQDKLSGATVTFNLPADRGDLIALAYRSGEVVNQEVNEESLRLTVHVSKQDYELNGHRLKQFIE, encoded by the coding sequence ATGAGCGAGAAAACATTCGACACGAACCCCGATATGATTGAAAAAGCGATATTGATTAGCTTGGTGACCAATAATGTTAAGCGTCACGGTGGAGACCCTGAGCTTTCCCTGCAAGAGCTTGTGCAGCTTACAGAAACAGCAGGCGTTGAGGTGCTCACTACCATAACGCAAAATAAGGAAACAGCTGATTCCAAATGGTTTATTGGAAAGGGGAAGGTACAGGAGGTTAAAGCGCTGGCTGAAGAGCTTGGCGCTACAACCGCTATTTTTGATCAAGAGCTGTCTGGGGCGCAGGTGCGCAACCTCGAAGAATCGCTTGATTTAAAAATTGTAGATCGCACGCAGCTCATTTTGGATATTTTTGCAGGCCGGGCCAAAACACGCGAAGGCATTATTCAAGTGGAGCTGGCCCAGCTTAGCTACTTGCTGCCGCGACTATCGGGCCAGAGCAAAAACCTGTCGCGTCTTGGCGGCGGGATTGGTACGCGTGGACCAGGGGAGACGAAGCTTGAAACCGATCGTCGTCATATCCGTGATCGTATCTTCGATCTTAAGACCACGCTGGAGGAGATCGTACGTCATAGAAAGCTGCATCGCGAGCGCCGCAAAAAATCTGGCGTTATTCAAGTCGCTTTGGTCGGTTATACGAATGCGGGCAAGTCGACGCTTCTTAAGCAGCTCACTGATGCTGACGTCTATATTGAAAATCAATTGTTCGCTACGCTGGATCCAACCTCAAGAACATTGGAGCTGCCTAACGGCAGAGAGGTCGTCATTACGGACACGGTTGGTTTTATTCAAAACTTGCCGCATGATCTTGTAGCTGCTTTCCGCGCCACTTTAGAGGAAGTGTGCGAAGCGGATCTAGTGCTTCATGTGATTGACAGCAGCTCGCCGATGCGTGATGAGCAAATTGCCGTCGTCAACAAAATATTAGGCGATCTCGGTGCTGCAGATAAGCCATATGTAATGGTTTATAATAAAAAGGATTTGTGTATTAACAATGGCTCATTAGCTGATTTGCCAATTACAAGCGGTGATAATCTTGTTATAAGCGCATATGAGAGCGAGGATCTTGAGCTTCTTCGTCAATTGATTCAAGACAAGCTGAGCGGTGCTACCGTAACCTTTAATTTGCCAGCAGATCGCGGAGACCTGATTGCACTTGCTTATCGCAGCGGAGAGGTAGTCAATCAAGAGGTAAATGAGGAGTCGCTTCGCCTAACTGTGCATGTTAGTAAACAAGACTATGAGTTAAATGGGCATCGTCTAAAACAATTTATCGAGTAG
- a CDS encoding DUF402 domain-containing protein codes for MKRKFSDRANWRRILRRSYSCLALDGDEFKGLVTFYRIHELREPLWKEYNGRKLCLADRGYLWMQHFPKGEHFVVTTMFDDKGRVVQWYIDVCKTQGLTDQQVPWFDDLYLDVVVLPSGEVFLMDEDELEEALRQGDVNGKDVALARKTAGKLLSSIRNGRFRYFTLSLKHRKSLLERTGELSES; via the coding sequence ATGAAGAGAAAATTTTCAGACCGAGCTAACTGGAGACGTATCCTGCGCAGAAGCTATTCATGCTTAGCGCTTGATGGCGATGAGTTCAAAGGTCTCGTTACGTTTTATCGAATACATGAGCTCAGGGAGCCGTTATGGAAAGAATATAACGGACGAAAGCTATGTTTAGCTGATCGTGGTTACTTGTGGATGCAGCATTTTCCAAAGGGAGAGCACTTTGTCGTAACGACGATGTTCGATGATAAGGGACGTGTCGTGCAATGGTATATCGATGTGTGCAAGACGCAGGGCTTGACTGATCAACAGGTGCCTTGGTTCGATGATCTTTATTTGGACGTGGTGGTTCTGCCTAGTGGAGAGGTTTTCCTTATGGATGAGGATGAGCTTGAAGAAGCTTTAAGACAAGGAGATGTAAATGGGAAGGATGTAGCGTTAGCTCGCAAGACGGCTGGAAAGTTGCTCTCGAGCATTCGAAACGGTCGCTTCCGTTATTTCACGCTAAGTCTAAAGCATCGCAAGAGTCTGCTTGAGAGAACTGGAGAGTTAAGCGAATCATGA
- a CDS encoding penicillin-binding protein 1A: MAERPSSKTAPKKKKKKRISGRKWFYGLFFTGVIAIVCGIIGYLLIILNGERVLTENANKLILGEASIIYDVNENEIARLYDPDENREIAEYSEMPQQLLDAIVATEDQRFYEHSGIDFFAVGRAVVKDVIARSAVEGASTITQQLAKNVFLNADKTFFRKATEASIAVALEHKMSKPEILTMYLNRIYFGQRVHGVKEAAKYYFDTDLDKLELWQVATLAAMPKAPNRYNPIKHPEDSKNRRAVVLKLMYDQNYITAAEMEKAKAVVYEIPANHEERKNDKYPAFVDYVIEEAVEVTKLSEEELRIGGYRIYTTLNEQAQIAMDTQFNDDDNFEKSKDELQVQGAMIIIDHRDGTIQALTGGRDYVKKGLNRVEVARQPGSAFKPIISYGPALESGKYYPWTVLANDKKCYGNYCPTDKWGATAVTMQQAMKDSRNLASVWMLNQIGLKSGFAFANKLGFTLEDEDRNLTAALGGLTKGATPMQMATAFSVFANGGKSVDPHAILKIDGKDNYSYTYKAPAVKQLMSEETAYYLTEMMQSVIEKGGTGTKAAFGRPLAGKTGTTQHGIPNYSGSGIRDAWFVGYTPEWTASVWMGYDKTDKDHILKTGSIQAAAMFSKVMKSAMKDVPQSSFNKPKGIKEDKPPAAITNFNAIFIPEEMRVQLSWDAYEDGNVTYQVFRKEASETDYIKFVDSLTTGVDDMSAFPGMTYEYYVVAYDAEKDELSSPSQKIKVVIPETEMFPDIPMEPEPHDPEGEGTLPPIDGGSTGPTEEPIPSIEPEFPEPTPTPGSGNGTVEPSPVVTPVDGSDNENNTNAYNNTATGGNTQGTGG, translated from the coding sequence ATGGCTGAGCGACCAAGCAGCAAGACTGCACCGAAGAAAAAGAAGAAAAAAAGAATTTCGGGGCGTAAATGGTTTTACGGTTTGTTCTTTACAGGAGTAATTGCGATCGTATGCGGTATTATCGGTTACCTGCTTATCATTTTGAATGGTGAGCGAGTGCTCACAGAAAATGCAAATAAGCTGATTCTTGGTGAAGCATCGATTATTTACGATGTGAATGAGAATGAAATTGCAAGATTGTATGATCCAGATGAAAATCGGGAAATTGCAGAATACTCGGAAATGCCCCAGCAGCTGCTGGATGCGATTGTTGCAACGGAAGACCAGCGATTCTATGAGCATTCGGGCATCGATTTCTTCGCTGTCGGACGAGCCGTGGTGAAGGATGTCATCGCTCGCAGTGCTGTAGAGGGTGCCAGCACCATTACTCAGCAGCTGGCCAAAAATGTGTTTCTAAACGCAGACAAAACGTTCTTCCGCAAAGCAACGGAAGCATCGATAGCTGTAGCGCTGGAGCATAAAATGTCTAAACCAGAAATACTAACGATGTATTTGAACCGGATTTACTTCGGTCAGCGGGTACATGGCGTCAAAGAGGCGGCAAAGTATTATTTTGACACCGACCTAGACAAGCTTGAGCTGTGGCAGGTTGCTACACTTGCAGCTATGCCTAAGGCGCCTAACCGCTATAATCCGATTAAGCATCCCGAGGACTCGAAGAATCGGAGAGCGGTCGTATTGAAGCTTATGTATGATCAGAATTACATTACAGCAGCCGAGATGGAGAAAGCGAAGGCTGTCGTATACGAAATACCAGCTAACCATGAAGAGAGAAAGAACGATAAGTATCCAGCTTTTGTTGATTATGTGATTGAGGAAGCGGTGGAGGTAACGAAGCTTTCCGAAGAAGAGCTTCGGATTGGCGGATACCGCATTTATACAACGCTTAATGAGCAGGCACAGATTGCTATGGATACGCAGTTTAATGATGATGACAACTTTGAGAAAAGCAAGGATGAATTGCAAGTGCAGGGAGCAATGATTATTATTGATCATCGCGACGGCACGATTCAAGCTTTAACTGGTGGACGCGACTATGTAAAAAAAGGACTTAACCGCGTCGAAGTTGCTCGTCAGCCGGGGTCTGCTTTTAAGCCTATCATCTCTTATGGTCCCGCACTTGAATCGGGCAAGTACTACCCGTGGACGGTTCTCGCCAACGATAAGAAATGCTACGGCAATTATTGTCCGACCGATAAGTGGGGAGCGACCGCTGTTACCATGCAGCAAGCAATGAAAGATTCTCGAAACCTTGCATCTGTTTGGATGCTGAATCAGATTGGACTTAAGAGCGGATTCGCTTTTGCAAACAAGCTGGGCTTTACTTTGGAGGACGAGGATCGCAACTTAACGGCTGCTCTCGGCGGCTTGACTAAAGGAGCTACGCCAATGCAAATGGCTACTGCCTTTAGTGTATTCGCAAATGGTGGGAAATCCGTTGATCCCCACGCAATTCTGAAGATTGATGGAAAAGATAACTACTCCTATACCTACAAGGCACCTGCAGTGAAGCAGCTAATGTCTGAGGAGACGGCTTATTATTTGACAGAAATGATGCAGTCGGTTATCGAAAAGGGCGGAACGGGCACAAAAGCGGCATTCGGTCGCCCACTTGCAGGGAAAACGGGTACGACCCAGCATGGTATTCCTAACTATAGCGGGTCCGGTATCCGGGATGCTTGGTTTGTAGGTTATACACCGGAGTGGACAGCATCCGTCTGGATGGGATACGATAAGACAGACAAGGATCACATCCTAAAGACTGGCAGTATTCAAGCTGCGGCCATGTTCTCTAAGGTCATGAAGTCTGCAATGAAAGATGTACCACAGTCTAGCTTTAATAAACCGAAAGGTATTAAAGAGGATAAGCCGCCGGCAGCAATAACGAATTTTAACGCGATATTCATACCCGAAGAAATGAGAGTCCAGTTATCATGGGACGCTTATGAGGATGGGAATGTGACCTATCAGGTCTTCCGCAAGGAAGCTTCGGAAACAGATTATATTAAATTTGTCGACTCTCTCACTACAGGTGTAGATGATATGAGTGCTTTTCCAGGGATGACCTATGAATATTATGTCGTTGCCTACGACGCTGAGAAAGACGAGCTAAGTTCACCTTCTCAGAAAATAAAGGTTGTGATTCCCGAAACAGAAATGTTCCCGGATATTCCGATGGAGCCGGAGCCACATGATCCGGAAGGCGAAGGAACTTTGCCTCCTATTGACGGTGGCAGTACCGGACCGACAGAAGAGCCAATACCGAGCATCGAGCCTGAATTTCCAGAGCCTACACCTACTCCTGGATCGGGGAATGGTACAGTTGAACCGAGCCCGGTAGTTACTCCAGTGGACGGCTCGGATAACGAGAATAATACGAATGCTTATAATAACACTGCAACCGGCGGCAATACGCAAGGAACGGGTGGTTAG